GATGCCCTGATTGATACTCGTTTGGTGAGTACATTCTATGACTTATTTATGGCGATATTGGTGTTTCGTCACAACAGGATGGGGGCTGTTATTGAGCGAGTTAGGCGGGTATATTTGTGGATTATCGCACGCCCCGGCGGGTACGAAGCGTATCAGCAATTTACTTCGATGTAAAAAATGGTCTTCCACATTGATTGATGACTTTTTCTTTGAACGTAGCCGTGAGCGAATTAAGTCCTTACAATCCAATGGTCAACGTCCTTTACTGCTGTGGGATGAGAGTAAGATTGAAAAGAGTGAATCATGGTTTTTGGAAGGCTTATGCAGTGTGGAAAGCTGTAAAGGCAAAAGATTGACCAAAATAAGAAAAGGCTTTTATAAGCCACCTACTCAACGCATTTGTGTGCCCGGCTTTCATTGGACAGCTACCCTTTTGTCAGCTTTGGGACAAACTCCAAGTGTATGTCAGATGAGTTGGTGGACATCAAGGGGTAAATATCAGGAAGTAGGGACCAACATTATCTTTCGGATGCTCAAAAAGCTCCATAAAACCATTGGAAGCAGCGTTCTGCATGTGTTAGACCGAGGTTATGCCAATGCCTGGACGATTGAATGGATGAATGAGTTTAAACAGGACTTTTTAGTTCGTTGGAAGAAAACACATCTATTATGCCATTCTGAAAAAGGAACCAAACAGACTCATTTATTAGCTCGCTCTTTCAAAGCAGTGGGGCGTAAAATGCTTCGTGATAACCAACGCAAAATCAGTAAGTATGTCACGATCGCTTACACACAGGTCACTCACGCTGATTTCAAAGATAAATCCCTATGGCTCATTATCGTACGTGACAAAAAAAGTTTACAGCCCCCTATGTATCTGCTAACCTCCATTGCCATTACCAATACTCGATTGGCTTGGGAGATGTGTCATTCTTATATGCATCGCTGGAATATAGAGCAAACCTTTAGATGTAGTAAAGCCGAATTGGGTATGGAGTCACCCAGGCTTTGGTTCTGGGAAAATAGACTCAAATTACTTGCTATTGTAGCATTAGTCTATGATTTTCTGCTGATGTTATTGAGAAATTGGAGCCATTGGATTCCGCTTTTTCTCAGACATTGGTGCCATAGAACAGGAAATCGGTACCGAAACGCTTCGATACCGATTTACAGATTAAGACTCGCCATCTCCCACGTGCTTTACACTGCTTGTTGCGCTTGCCAAACTTCGGGATGACTCATGTTTGTCTGGTGGTGTGACCAATATTTCCGACAACCGCAAAACGTTCCGACGACCTTCCAACCATCGGAATTTTTACTGAATAAAATAAAAAACCATATCACCCACTCCGTGACCATACCTAAATGGTCTTCAGTCCTTTCGCCATTGGTATCGACATCGAAAAGTTCAACCCTGATTTTGATACACAGCCTATTGTTGACTCCTACTTTTCAGACGGAGTGCATGCCCTGCTTTTGAACGGAAACTATACCCTGAATTTCTATACGGTCCGGACCCGCATAGAAACGCCGGTGAAAGCCCCGGGCGAAGGGCCGTGTGAAAACATGAAACCGGTGACTACTCTGAAAGACCAAGTCATTCGACAGTGAAAAAGGCACTTTTTAGCTACTCGGTTGCACGAAGACTGTGTCTTCAGTTATGACTTCACGCCGATACAGAAGTACAGTGTAGGGTATGGAATAGACTCCAAAACTTATCCATCCCCCAATTGCCGCTCAATGCCTATGATCAGGTCATTGAACCGAAACGGTTTGGTGATATAATCATTGGCTCCATTGGATAGGCCTTTACGTACTTCACCGGGATTGGCCATCGAGGTCAAAAAAATGAAGGGCGTATGGGCATGTTTGTCGGAATTACGTACTGTTTCCAGCACTTGATACCCGTTCATGATTGGCATTGAGATATCGCACAAAATGAGGTCGGGCTGAAAGATGTTGAGTTTATCAATACCGTCCCTTCCGTTAATGGCCGTTTCCACTTTGAATCCGGAAAGGTTCAGCATTTCTGCGATATTTTCCCGAATAAAGTCTTCATCCTCTATAATCAATATTTTGTAACCCATTTACGAATGACGAATTTTTGAATGACGAGTGACGAATTTCTATTTTTCATTCGCTAAAGGTAAAACAATCGTCATAGTTGTGCCAACATTCTGCTGACTGTTTACGCTGATAACGCCGCTGTGCAATTCCACCAATTGCCGGGTAATCTGCAAGCCAAGGCCTGTTCCTGCGATTTTGCCAACATTGCCGGCCCGAAAAAAAGAGTTGAACAGTCGGGGAATATCTTCCTCCGGAATGCCGATTCCCTGATCCGTAATTTCAATTTTCAGTTTATCCTCTTCGTATAAAAGTCGAAGTACAGGATTGGTCTGTGAAAACTTAAAGGCGTTTGAAAGCAGATTGATCAGGATACGGGTCATGAGTTTTTCATCAACGGCAACGAGCACGGGCCGGCCGGTAAGTTCCAAGTCCACCTGCCGACCATCCGGACGGTCGTGAAAATACTCCATAAGCAGTTTCTGCGTAAAGGCCGCAATATCCATTAAACAGGGGCGAAACGATATTTTGCCTGCCTCTATTTGATTGATCGTCAGCGTATCTGTCAGTAAATCTGCAAAAAAGCAAATTTTGGAGTGAATCACAGAAACATGGTGCTTCACCTTCGAGGCAATCGTCGGGCTCAACTTGCTTTCCTCTGCCTGAAAAAGGTAATGTTCCATTAACTCAATGCTGGACTGAATGGTCGTGAGTGGGGTTCTGAATTCATGCGATACAAAAGCAACAAATTGAGATTTCAGTTGATTCAGCTCTTTTTCTTTGTCCAACAGATCGGTCAGCAGGAATTCTTTTTCTTTTTGGGAGGTAATGTCGCTGGCAATGCCGATCCGACGCCGAGCGTTTCCAAACTCATCCCGAATGATAAAAATACGTCCTGAAAGCCAGCGTATTTCCCCCTCCTTATTCTTGACCCTAAATTCAGGACTTCTAATAGGGTTAAGGTCAGTGCGGGATAGATTTTTTATAGCCTCCCGATCTTCCTCCAACACAAAATCCAGGAAGGAAAGGGAATTTTCATACAGACTCTCCCGACTTTTTCCGGAGAGGCGCTCATAGGCAAAGTTCATGTAAAGAAACCTGAATTCATCGACGGGGCAAATCCAAAAAAGCTCATCTACATTTTCGGCAATGTCCCGAAACCGTTGCTCACTTTCGATAAGCGCGGCCCGAGTACGTTTTTTTTCGGTAATATCGTGCCCTTCCATAAGCAGAAGAACGACCTTTCCTTCATCATTGACAATGGGATTGATGGAAAAATCTACGGTAATAACCGTCCTGTTTTTTCCGAAATGATCGACTTCATAATGAACAAAGTGCCCTTCCCTTGCCAAGGCAATCGACTCTCTGAGCTGCTCCATTGTATGAGGTGAAATCTGCCACCAATACGTTTCCCAAAAGGATTTTCCAACAACCTCTTCCAAACGCAGGTTTCCGGAATCCAGCGCCGTTTGATTGACTTCCAGTACGATTCCATGGATATCGGTCAGGGCAATAAACTGAAAAGCGGAGTTGAAGATCGCTCTAAAGCGCTTTTCACTTTCTGCCAGGGCGAGCTGTGCCAAATGACTTTCCGTAATATCCGAAACCACGCCGATCATATCGACCACAATCCCCTCTTGGGTGGCGATATTCATCGCTTCACTCTTGACGTACCGAATCTGACCATTGTCGGGCCGAATGATTCGGATCGGTTTGATACTGAAATCATCCTGAGCTTTCTTTTCCAGAATGTAGGGCTGATCTTCCGGATGTACCAATGTGAGATAATACTCAGCCGTAATTTCAGCGCCTATCGGAACGCCGTGAATTTGATAGGCCACTTCGTCCCAATCATACTTCATGGTTTGGCTTTTGTATTCCCAAATACCCAGCTTACCTGCCCAAGTGGCTAATCTGACCCGTTCATTGGCCAAAAATAACTGTTTGCGGGTATTTTCAAGATCATTAATCTGCGTAGAGGTTGTACGTACGGTGAGCAGGTAGCTATCGTCCGTTTCCAGCACCTGCCATTCAACCCCCGTATAGACACCTTCAAGGTTATATATAGCAACGCCCTGCGTTTCGAGGTCGTGCCAAAAAGAATCGGGAAGAAAAATACCAATGTCTTCATAGGCCGAAAGACAAACGTCCGGTGCCGGAAAAAAAACCGCATCATTACTTTTTATTTTTGAATTTTGCCAAATGATCTTTAAATCAATGAGTTGATTATCGATATTCTTAACGGGCCGGCACATGAATACCCCAACCAAGGGCCGGTACGTTAAGCCGGGGGTAAGGGTCAATTCCATACAGGTATAGGCAATTTTCGATCAGAGGTGTACGAGAGAAATGCATTGACTATCGGCATCTTAAGAGTCAATCACACGGAAATAAAAGCAAGGTAAAAGAACCGGAGATAAATAAAAAAGTTATTTATGGCGCGTTGTTTTTCAGGATATCTTTACTATGCCTATCAATAAAAAGGTATTCATTTATTAATGGCATATATGGCTTATTTGAGGTTATATTCACAATCTATATCCACCATAATATATATCGAACTACAATGTAATAAATATTTTACGGGATATTTTCTTTATGTAAATTTAACCAGATCAGCCCTTTCGATGGCTACGTTTGCCCAATTAAGTGCAATACGGAATAAGCTTTTATTTTAAGTCAAAGTTTATCAAAATCTATTCTAAACCCCTCTCAATGAATGAAGAAGAAAGCTACCCCTGAATCGCGCCGGGAGTTTATGATCAAAGCCGGCACGGTTGCCATGGCTACCCCTTTATTGTTTAGCTCTGAAGTACACGCCGCCCCGACCAAACTCCGTCATGCCTGCATCGGCGTGGGCGGTATGGGTTGGGGTGATCTGCAGCAATTCAAAAAACACGCCAACGTCGAGATCATTGCCCTGTGCGATGTGGATGAAAAGAACCTGAAACGCGCC
Above is a window of Runella slithyformis DSM 19594 DNA encoding:
- a CDS encoding response regulator, with amino-acid sequence MGYKILIIEDEDFIRENIAEMLNLSGFKVETAINGRDGIDKLNIFQPDLILCDISMPIMNGYQVLETVRNSDKHAHTPFIFLTSMANPGEVRKGLSNGANDYITKPFRFNDLIIGIERQLGDG
- a CDS encoding transposase translates to MIDDFFFERSRERIKSLQSNGQRPLLLWDESKIEKSESWFLEGLCSVESCKGKRLTKIRKGFYKPPTQRICVPGFHWTATLLSALGQTPSVCQMSWWTSRGKYQEVGTNIIFRMLKKLHKTIGSSVLHVLDRGYANAWTIEWMNEFKQDFLVRWKKTHLLCHSEKGTKQTHLLARSFKAVGRKMLRDNQRKISKYVTIAYTQVTHADFKDKSLWLIIVRDKKSLQPPMYLLTSIAITNTRLAWEMCHSYMHRWNIEQTFRCSKAELGMESPRLWFWENRLKLLAIVALVYDFLLMLLRNWSHWIPLFLRHWCHRTGNRYRNASIPIYRLRLAISHVLYTACCACQTSG
- a CDS encoding PAS domain-containing sensor histidine kinase; this encodes MELTLTPGLTYRPLVGVFMCRPVKNIDNQLIDLKIIWQNSKIKSNDAVFFPAPDVCLSAYEDIGIFLPDSFWHDLETQGVAIYNLEGVYTGVEWQVLETDDSYLLTVRTTSTQINDLENTRKQLFLANERVRLATWAGKLGIWEYKSQTMKYDWDEVAYQIHGVPIGAEITAEYYLTLVHPEDQPYILEKKAQDDFSIKPIRIIRPDNGQIRYVKSEAMNIATQEGIVVDMIGVVSDITESHLAQLALAESEKRFRAIFNSAFQFIALTDIHGIVLEVNQTALDSGNLRLEEVVGKSFWETYWWQISPHTMEQLRESIALAREGHFVHYEVDHFGKNRTVITVDFSINPIVNDEGKVVLLLMEGHDITEKKRTRAALIESEQRFRDIAENVDELFWICPVDEFRFLYMNFAYERLSGKSRESLYENSLSFLDFVLEEDREAIKNLSRTDLNPIRSPEFRVKNKEGEIRWLSGRIFIIRDEFGNARRRIGIASDITSQKEKEFLLTDLLDKEKELNQLKSQFVAFVSHEFRTPLTTIQSSIELMEHYLFQAEESKLSPTIASKVKHHVSVIHSKICFFADLLTDTLTINQIEAGKISFRPCLMDIAAFTQKLLMEYFHDRPDGRQVDLELTGRPVLVAVDEKLMTRILINLLSNAFKFSQTNPVLRLLYEEDKLKIEITDQGIGIPEEDIPRLFNSFFRAGNVGKIAGTGLGLQITRQLVELHSGVISVNSQQNVGTTMTIVLPLANEK